Proteins encoded in a region of the Streptomyces sp. NBC_00513 genome:
- the glyA gene encoding serine hydroxymethyltransferase: MSALNTPLHELDPDVAAAVDAELVRQQSTLEMIASENFAPVAVMEAQGSVLTNKYAEGYPGRRYYGGCEHVDVVEQIAIDRVKALFGAEAANVQPHSGAQANAAAMFALLKPGDTIMGLNLAHGGHLTHGMKINFSGKLYNVVPYHVDASGEVDMAEVERLAKESKPQLIVAGWSAYPRQLDFAAFRRIADEVGAYLMVDMAHFAGLVAAGLHPNPVPHAHVVTTTTHKTLGGPRGGVILSTQELAKKINSAVFPGQQGGPLEHVIAAKAVSFKVAASPEFKERQERTLEGAKILAARLVQDDVKAVGVDVLTGGTDVHLVLVDLRNSELDGQQAEDRLHEVGITVNRNAIPNDPRPPMVTSGLRIGTPALATRGFDTEAFTEVAEIIAEALKAPSPFAEADAEALKARVSALAAKFPLYPTL; encoded by the coding sequence ATGTCCGCACTGAACACCCCGCTCCACGAGCTCGACCCGGACGTGGCCGCCGCCGTCGACGCCGAGCTCGTACGCCAGCAGTCGACCCTGGAAATGATCGCGTCGGAGAACTTCGCTCCGGTCGCCGTCATGGAGGCCCAGGGCTCGGTCCTGACCAACAAGTACGCCGAGGGCTACCCCGGCCGCCGCTACTACGGCGGCTGTGAGCACGTCGACGTGGTCGAGCAGATCGCGATCGACCGCGTCAAGGCGCTGTTCGGCGCCGAGGCCGCGAACGTCCAGCCGCACTCCGGTGCGCAGGCGAACGCCGCCGCGATGTTCGCGCTGCTCAAGCCGGGCGACACGATCATGGGCCTGAACCTCGCCCACGGTGGTCACCTGACCCACGGCATGAAGATCAACTTCTCCGGCAAGCTCTACAACGTGGTCCCGTACCACGTGGACGCGTCGGGCGAGGTCGACATGGCCGAGGTCGAGCGCCTCGCCAAGGAGTCCAAGCCGCAGCTGATCGTCGCGGGCTGGTCCGCCTACCCGCGCCAGTTGGACTTCGCCGCCTTCCGCCGCATCGCGGACGAGGTCGGCGCGTACCTGATGGTCGACATGGCGCACTTCGCCGGCCTGGTCGCCGCGGGTCTGCACCCGAACCCGGTGCCCCACGCCCACGTCGTGACCACCACCACGCACAAGACCCTCGGCGGTCCGCGCGGCGGTGTCATCCTGTCGACGCAGGAACTGGCCAAGAAGATCAACTCCGCGGTCTTCCCCGGCCAGCAGGGTGGTCCGCTGGAGCACGTGATCGCGGCCAAGGCGGTCTCGTTCAAGGTCGCCGCCTCGCCCGAGTTCAAGGAGCGCCAGGAGCGCACCCTGGAGGGCGCGAAGATCCTCGCCGCCCGTCTGGTCCAGGACGACGTCAAGGCCGTGGGCGTGGACGTCCTCACCGGCGGCACCGACGTGCACCTGGTCCTGGTGGACCTGCGCAACTCGGAGCTGGACGGTCAGCAGGCCGAGGACCGCCTCCACGAGGTCGGCATCACGGTCAACCGGAACGCCATCCCGAACGACCCGCGGCCGCCGATGGTCACCTCGGGTCTGCGGATCGGCACGCCGGCCCTCGCCACCCGCGGTTTCGACACCGAGGCGTTCACCGAGGTCGCCGAGATCATCGCGGAGGCGCTGAAGGCGCCGTCTCCCTTCGCGGAGGCCGACGCCGAGGCCCTGAAGGCGCGCGTCTCGGCGCTCGCCGCGAAGTTCCCGCTGTACCCCACGCTCTGA
- the cbiQ gene encoding cobalt ECF transporter T component CbiQ, whose product MLPIDVAAHGSRWRRRHPLEKALLGLGLTVTAVALPPWPGGPLVAAATLVVLLGPAGVAGRQLWRAFRIPLGFCFTGALPLLFAVGGPAGLVSWAPDGPRHAAELLLRTSAASLGVLLFAFTTPVSDVLPRLVRAGVPAPVVDVALVMYRIGFLLLDSMAQVRRAQAARLGHTGRAAVWRSLAGLAATSFVRAFDRAARLQEGLAGRGYDGALRVLVPPATLSWRFLAASGALLAALITVTLTLKGLYL is encoded by the coding sequence GTGCTGCCGATCGACGTGGCGGCGCACGGCAGTCGCTGGCGCCGCCGCCACCCGCTGGAGAAGGCCCTGTTGGGGCTCGGCCTGACGGTCACGGCCGTGGCCCTGCCGCCCTGGCCCGGGGGGCCGCTCGTCGCGGCGGCCACCCTGGTGGTGCTGCTCGGGCCCGCCGGGGTGGCCGGGCGCCAACTGTGGCGGGCCTTCCGGATCCCGCTCGGTTTCTGCTTCACCGGGGCGCTTCCGCTGCTGTTCGCGGTGGGCGGCCCGGCGGGGCTGGTGTCGTGGGCCCCCGACGGGCCCCGGCACGCGGCGGAGCTGCTGTTGCGCACCTCCGCGGCCTCCCTCGGGGTGCTGCTGTTCGCCTTCACCACCCCGGTGTCGGACGTGCTGCCCCGGCTCGTGCGGGCCGGGGTGCCGGCGCCGGTGGTGGACGTGGCCCTGGTCATGTACCGGATCGGCTTCCTGCTGCTGGACTCGATGGCCCAGGTCCGCCGCGCCCAGGCGGCCCGGCTCGGACACACGGGACGGGCCGCGGTGTGGCGTTCGCTTGCCGGGCTGGCGGCGACCTCGTTCGTACGGGCCTTCGACCGCGCCGCGCGGCTCCAGGAGGGGCTGGCGGGGCGTGGCTACGACGGCGCGCTGCGGGTGCTGGTGCCGCCGGCCACGCTGTCGTGGCGGTTCCTGGCCGCGTCCGGGGCGCTGCTGGCGGCCCTGATCACCGTGACTCTCACCCTGAAGGGGCTGTACCTGTGA
- the gcvT gene encoding glycine cleavage system aminomethyltransferase GcvT yields MSTAPRLTALDALHRSLGATMTDFAGWDMPLRYASERDEHNAVRTKAGLFDLSHMGEITLTGPEAVKVLDYALVGNISTVGVGRARYTHICQEDGGILDDLIVYRLGETEYMVVANASNAQVVLDAITERAAGFDAEVRDDRDAYALIAVQGPESPGILKSLTDADLDGLKYYAGLPGTVAGVPALIARTGYTGEDGFELFVSPEHAVELWQALTEAGAGVGLVPAGLSCRDTLRLEAGMPLYGHELTTSLTPFDAGLGRVVKFEKEVDFVGRKALEAAAERAADNPPRKLVGLIAEGRRVPRAGFPVVAGGQVVGEVTSGAPSPTLGKPIAMAYVDAAHAAPGTSGVGVDIRGTHEPYEVVALPFYKRQK; encoded by the coding sequence ATGAGCACTGCCCCCCGTCTGACCGCCCTCGACGCGCTGCACCGCTCGCTCGGTGCGACCATGACCGACTTCGCGGGCTGGGACATGCCGCTGCGCTACGCCAGTGAGCGCGACGAGCACAACGCCGTGCGCACCAAGGCCGGTCTCTTCGATCTCTCCCACATGGGCGAGATCACCCTGACCGGCCCCGAGGCCGTGAAGGTCCTCGACTACGCGCTGGTCGGCAACATCTCGACCGTCGGCGTCGGCCGCGCCCGCTACACGCACATCTGTCAGGAGGACGGCGGGATCCTGGACGACCTGATCGTCTACCGCCTGGGCGAGACCGAGTACATGGTCGTCGCCAACGCCTCCAACGCCCAGGTCGTCCTGGACGCGATCACCGAGCGGGCCGCCGGCTTCGACGCCGAGGTCCGTGACGACCGCGACGCGTACGCGCTGATCGCCGTGCAGGGCCCGGAGTCCCCCGGCATCCTGAAGTCGCTGACCGACGCCGACCTGGACGGCCTGAAGTACTACGCCGGCCTGCCGGGCACGGTGGCCGGGGTGCCCGCGCTGATCGCGCGGACGGGCTACACCGGCGAGGACGGCTTCGAGCTGTTCGTCTCCCCGGAGCACGCGGTGGAGCTGTGGCAGGCGCTGACCGAGGCGGGCGCGGGCGTCGGCCTGGTCCCGGCCGGTCTGTCCTGCCGCGACACCCTGCGCCTGGAGGCGGGCATGCCGCTGTACGGGCACGAGCTGACCACCTCCCTCACCCCGTTCGACGCGGGTCTGGGCCGGGTCGTGAAGTTCGAGAAGGAGGTGGACTTCGTCGGCCGCAAGGCGCTGGAGGCCGCCGCCGAGCGCGCCGCCGACAACCCGCCGCGCAAGCTGGTCGGCCTGATCGCCGAGGGCCGCCGCGTCCCGCGCGCCGGGTTCCCGGTCGTCGCGGGCGGGCAGGTCGTCGGAGAGGTCACCTCGGGCGCCCCGTCGCCGACGCTGGGCAAGCCGATCGCGATGGCGTACGTGGACGCGGCGCACGCCGCGCCCGGCACCTCCGGTGTCGGCGTGGACATTCGCGGTACGCATGAGCCGTACGAGGTCGTGGCGCTGCCGTTCTACAAGCGGCAGAAGTAG
- a CDS encoding SsgA family sporulation/cell division regulator codes for MTITEHRVLPLRLEAATTPIPVRGTFVYRTDRPYEIALDFEGAGVHIARWVFSRDLLLDGQTHATGEGDIQVWPRWKATEPRIFLAFSNGEQGCVMSARAKDVRALCRRLVELVPRGQERRHYDLDAELSALLPG; via the coding sequence ATGACGATCACGGAGCACCGCGTCCTCCCCCTCCGTCTGGAGGCCGCGACCACCCCCATCCCGGTGCGGGGGACGTTCGTGTACCGCACCGACCGGCCCTACGAGATCGCGCTCGACTTCGAGGGGGCCGGGGTGCACATCGCGCGCTGGGTGTTCTCCCGCGATCTGCTGCTCGACGGGCAGACCCACGCCACGGGCGAGGGCGACATACAGGTGTGGCCGCGCTGGAAGGCCACCGAGCCGCGGATCTTCCTGGCGTTCAGCAACGGCGAGCAGGGGTGTGTGATGTCCGCCCGGGCGAAGGACGTACGGGCCCTGTGCCGCCGGCTCGTGGAACTGGTGCCGCGCGGGCAGGAACGACGCCACTACGACCTGGACGCGGAACTGAGCGCGCTGCTGCCCGGCTGA
- a CDS encoding energy-coupling factor ABC transporter substrate-binding protein, which translates to MTRNAKINTVLLLLVAALAVLPLALGLGEGKEEPFAGADAQAEAAITELKPDYEPWFSPLYEPPSGEIESALFALQAALGAGVLAYYFGVRKGRRQGLAQAGATGGPAGPAES; encoded by the coding sequence ATGACCAGGAACGCGAAGATCAACACGGTGCTGCTGCTCCTGGTGGCGGCGCTCGCCGTGCTCCCGCTCGCACTGGGTCTGGGCGAGGGCAAGGAGGAGCCGTTCGCGGGCGCCGACGCGCAGGCGGAGGCCGCCATCACCGAACTGAAGCCGGACTACGAGCCGTGGTTCTCGCCGCTGTACGAGCCCCCGTCCGGGGAGATCGAATCGGCCCTGTTCGCCCTTCAGGCGGCGCTGGGCGCGGGCGTGCTCGCGTACTACTTCGGCGTCCGCAAGGGTCGGCGTCAGGGCCTCGCCCAAGCGGGCGCGACCGGTGGCCCGGCCGGCCCCGCGGAGTCGTAG
- a CDS encoding energy-coupling factor ABC transporter ATP-binding protein has translation MNPLVELAGAGYAYEDGPEVLSGVDFGIVEGRALVLLGRNGSGKTTLMRLLSGGLRPGSGSLRLDGTVVTHDWAGLTRLRRAVQLVVQDPDDQLFAASVEQDVSFGPMNMGLEPGEVRGRVDSALAALDITALRDRPTHLLSYGQRKRAAIAGAVAMAPRVLILDEPTAGLDPDGQERLLDVLAGLRTAGTTVVMATHDVDLAVRWADDAAVLTPTGVRVGPAGELLSDPALLASAGLRQAWSPAVTALLRAHGLLAPDVAGPRTPEALAALR, from the coding sequence GTGAACCCGTTGGTGGAACTGGCCGGCGCGGGCTACGCGTACGAGGACGGGCCCGAGGTCCTCTCCGGCGTGGACTTCGGCATCGTCGAGGGCCGCGCGCTGGTCCTGCTGGGCCGCAACGGCAGCGGCAAGACCACCCTGATGCGGCTGCTCAGCGGGGGGCTGCGGCCGGGTTCGGGCTCGCTGCGGCTCGACGGCACGGTGGTGACGCACGACTGGGCCGGGCTGACCCGGCTGCGGCGGGCCGTGCAGTTGGTGGTCCAGGACCCGGACGACCAGTTGTTCGCCGCCTCGGTGGAGCAGGACGTGTCCTTCGGCCCGATGAACATGGGCCTGGAGCCCGGCGAGGTGCGGGGCCGGGTGGACTCGGCGCTCGCCGCCCTGGACATCACGGCGCTGCGGGACCGGCCGACGCACCTGCTCTCGTACGGTCAGCGCAAGCGCGCGGCCATCGCGGGCGCGGTGGCGATGGCCCCGCGCGTGTTGATCCTGGACGAACCGACGGCCGGGCTGGACCCGGACGGGCAGGAACGGCTGTTGGACGTCCTGGCGGGGCTGCGCACGGCCGGGACCACGGTGGTGATGGCCACGCACGACGTCGACCTGGCGGTCCGCTGGGCCGACGACGCGGCGGTCCTCACCCCGACGGGCGTCCGCGTCGGTCCGGCGGGGGAACTCCTCTCGGACCCCGCGTTGTTGGCCTCGGCCGGGCTGCGTCAGGCGTGGTCCCCGGCGGTCACGGCCCTCCTGCGCGCCCACGGCCTGTTGGCCCCGGACGTTGCCGGCCCGAGGACCCCGGAGGCCCTGGCCGCGCTGCGGTGA
- a CDS encoding AAA family ATPase: MLTTTGTVAGVPAQRAAHERPARAGGTAVRDLRGRGAHGPRGLDFADGDIVVVSGLPGGGKSTLIKRAATGGIDSQDTRERWERRMPDALPYAAYRPLVRVAHYRGLWRALRSGASVVVHDCGTQTWVRGLLAGFARRRNRSLHLLLLDTTPQEALAGQEARGRRVSAYAFSRHRGAADRLLRDAESGSLPRGCASVVLLDRAAASGITRIAFAPAPPAPGA; the protein is encoded by the coding sequence GTGCTGACGACGACGGGGACCGTGGCGGGAGTGCCGGCGCAGCGGGCCGCCCACGAGAGACCCGCCCGGGCCGGGGGCACCGCCGTGCGCGACCTGCGCGGCCGGGGCGCGCACGGACCGCGCGGGCTCGACTTCGCCGACGGGGACATCGTCGTGGTGTCCGGCCTGCCGGGCGGGGGCAAGAGCACCCTGATCAAGCGGGCCGCGACCGGCGGCATCGACTCCCAGGACACCCGCGAACGCTGGGAGCGGCGCATGCCCGACGCGCTGCCCTACGCGGCCTACCGACCGCTGGTCCGCGTCGCGCACTACCGGGGCCTGTGGCGGGCCCTGCGCTCCGGGGCCTCGGTCGTGGTCCACGACTGCGGCACCCAGACCTGGGTGCGGGGACTGCTCGCCGGGTTCGCCCGACGCCGGAACCGGTCCCTGCACCTGCTGCTCCTCGACACCACCCCGCAGGAGGCCCTGGCCGGGCAGGAGGCACGGGGCCGGCGGGTGTCCGCGTACGCCTTCTCCCGTCACCGCGGCGCGGCGGACCGGCTCCTGCGCGACGCCGAGTCGGGCAGCCTCCCGCGCGGCTGCGCGTCGGTGGTCCTCCTGGACCGCGCCGCCGCCTCGGGCATCACCCGCATCGCCTTCGCCCCCGCGCCGCCCGCCCCCGGCGCCTGA
- a CDS encoding EF-hand domain-containing protein has protein sequence MADIESARATFRKFDADGDGFVTADEYSAAMKAMGDAFVTGAVADAVVASKDSNGDGLLSFDEFWVALNK, from the coding sequence GTGGCGGACATCGAGAGCGCGCGGGCGACGTTCCGTAAGTTCGACGCGGACGGCGACGGCTTCGTCACGGCCGACGAGTACAGCGCGGCCATGAAGGCCATGGGCGACGCGTTCGTCACCGGCGCGGTCGCGGACGCCGTGGTCGCGTCCAAGGACAGCAACGGCGACGGCCTGCTGAGCTTCGACGAGTTCTGGGTCGCCCTGAACAAGTAG
- a CDS encoding energy-coupling factor ABC transporter permease: protein MHIAEGFLPPLHAVAWGAASAPFVVHGVRALTREVKANPESTLLLGASGAFTFVLSALKIPSVTGSCSHPTGTGLGAILFRPPIMAVLGTITLLFQALLLAHGGLTTLGANVFSMAIAGPWAGYGVYRLLKRFDLPLMVTVFFGAFFADLVTYCVTSVQLALAFPDPGTGFPGALAKFGGIFAVTQIPLAVSEGLLTVLVMRLLMQSSKSDLVRLGVAKLTARTGTKQEEAAVR from the coding sequence ATGCATATAGCCGAGGGGTTTCTGCCCCCCTTGCACGCGGTCGCCTGGGGCGCCGCGTCCGCTCCCTTTGTCGTACACGGTGTGCGCGCCCTCACCCGCGAGGTGAAGGCCAACCCCGAGAGCACGCTGCTGCTCGGCGCGTCGGGTGCGTTCACTTTCGTGCTGTCCGCCCTGAAGATCCCTTCGGTGACGGGCAGTTGTTCCCACCCCACCGGCACCGGGCTCGGGGCGATCCTGTTCCGGCCGCCGATCATGGCGGTGCTCGGCACGATCACCCTGCTCTTCCAGGCGCTGCTGCTGGCGCACGGCGGCCTGACCACGCTCGGCGCGAACGTCTTCTCCATGGCCATCGCCGGGCCCTGGGCGGGCTACGGGGTCTACCGGCTGCTCAAGAGGTTCGATCTGCCGCTGATGGTGACCGTCTTCTTCGGCGCGTTCTTCGCCGACCTCGTCACCTACTGCGTGACCAGTGTCCAGTTGGCGCTGGCCTTCCCCGACCCGGGCACCGGTTTCCCCGGGGCGCTCGCCAAGTTCGGCGGCATCTTCGCCGTCACGCAGATCCCGCTGGCCGTCAGCGAGGGGCTGCTGACCGTCCTCGTGATGCGGCTGCTGATGCAGTCGAGCAAGTCGGACCTGGTCCGGCTGGGCGTCGCGAAGCTGACGGCCCGTACCGGGACCAAGCAGGAGGAGGCGGCGGTCCGATGA
- a CDS encoding L-serine ammonia-lyase, translating to MAISVFDLFSIGIGPSSSHTVGPMRAARMFVTRLKKDGVLAQTASVRAELFGSLGATGHGHGTPKAVLLGLEGHSPRTVNVETADAEVERIRQSGRLRLLGAEIGEAHEIAFDEPNQLILHRRRSLPYHANGMTLFAYDASGTPLLEKTYYSVGGGFVVDEDAVGEDRIKLDDTVLKYSFRSGDEMLRLANENGLSISSLMLENEKAWRTEEEIRAGLLEIWRVMQACVSRGMSREGILPGGLRVKRRAAGTARQLRAEGDPQAHAMEWATLYAMAVNEENAAGGRVVTAPTNGAAGIIPAVLHYYVNFVPGADEDGVVRFLLAAGAIGMLFKENASISGAEVGCQGEVGSACSMAAGALAEVLGGTPEQVENAAEIGMEHNLGLTCDPVGGLVQIPCIERNGMAAVKAVTAAKMAMRGDGTHKVSLDKVIKTMKETGADMKVKYKETARGGLAVNVIEC from the coding sequence GTGGCCATCTCCGTCTTCGATCTCTTCTCCATCGGCATCGGCCCCTCCTCCTCCCACACGGTCGGCCCGATGCGGGCGGCGCGCATGTTCGTGACCCGCCTGAAGAAGGACGGTGTCCTCGCCCAGACCGCGTCCGTCCGCGCGGAACTCTTCGGCTCCCTCGGCGCGACCGGCCACGGCCACGGCACGCCCAAGGCCGTCCTGCTGGGACTGGAGGGGCACTCTCCCCGCACGGTGAACGTCGAGACGGCGGACGCCGAGGTGGAGCGCATCCGCCAGAGCGGCCGGCTGCGGCTGCTCGGCGCCGAGATAGGCGAGGCCCACGAGATCGCCTTCGACGAGCCGAACCAGCTGATCCTGCACCGCCGGCGCTCGCTGCCGTACCACGCGAACGGCATGACGCTCTTCGCGTACGACGCCTCCGGCACCCCGCTGCTGGAGAAGACGTACTACTCGGTCGGCGGCGGCTTCGTGGTGGACGAGGACGCGGTCGGCGAGGACCGGATCAAGCTCGACGACACGGTGCTGAAGTACTCCTTCCGCTCCGGTGACGAGATGCTGCGGCTGGCGAACGAGAACGGCCTGTCGATCTCCTCCCTGATGCTGGAGAACGAGAAGGCCTGGCGCACCGAGGAGGAGATCCGCGCGGGCCTCCTGGAGATCTGGCGGGTCATGCAGGCCTGCGTCTCGCGCGGCATGTCCCGCGAGGGCATCCTGCCGGGCGGTCTGCGCGTCAAGCGCCGCGCCGCCGGCACCGCCCGTCAGCTGCGCGCCGAGGGCGACCCGCAGGCGCACGCCATGGAGTGGGCGACGCTGTACGCGATGGCCGTCAACGAGGAGAACGCGGCGGGCGGCCGTGTCGTCACCGCCCCCACCAACGGCGCCGCGGGCATCATCCCCGCGGTCCTGCACTACTACGTGAATTTCGTGCCGGGGGCCGACGAGGACGGCGTGGTCCGCTTCCTCCTCGCGGCGGGCGCGATCGGCATGCTCTTCAAGGAGAACGCCTCGATCTCCGGCGCCGAGGTCGGCTGCCAGGGCGAGGTCGGCTCGGCCTGCTCCATGGCGGCCGGCGCCCTCGCCGAGGTCCTGGGCGGCACCCCCGAGCAGGTGGAGAACGCCGCCGAGATCGGCATGGAGCACAACCTCGGCCTCACCTGTGACCCGGTCGGCGGGCTGGTGCAGATCCCGTGCATCGAGCGCAACGGCATGGCGGCCGTCAAGGCGGTCACCGCCGCCAAGATGGCGATGCGCGGCGACGGCACCCACAAGGTCTCCCTCGACAAGGTCATCAAGACCATGAAGGAGACCGGCGCCGACATGAAGGTGAAGTACAAGGAGACCGCTCGCGGCGGTCTCGCGGTCAACGTCATCGAGTGCTGA
- a CDS encoding PadR family transcriptional regulator, with protein MSLPHAILTALLEKPSSGLELTRRFDRSIGYFWSATHQQIYRELGRLEEAGLIRALPGEVPVRGQRKEYEVLSAGSAELARWVGESQDPKAIRDPLLLRVRAAGVVGARGLGAELRRHVELHRGQLAEYEAIEARDFPPGRDSDEDRLRRLVLRGGIGLETFWLRWLEEALTEVEDMAPAQDGPGAPEGPGGTA; from the coding sequence ATGTCGCTGCCGCACGCCATCCTCACCGCCCTGCTGGAGAAGCCTTCGTCGGGGCTGGAGCTGACCCGGCGGTTCGACAGGTCGATCGGGTACTTCTGGTCGGCGACGCACCAGCAGATCTACCGGGAGCTGGGCCGGCTGGAGGAGGCCGGGTTGATCAGGGCGTTGCCCGGCGAGGTGCCGGTGCGCGGGCAGCGCAAGGAGTACGAGGTGTTGTCCGCCGGCAGTGCGGAACTGGCCCGGTGGGTCGGCGAGAGCCAGGACCCGAAGGCCATCCGGGACCCCCTGCTGCTGCGGGTGCGGGCGGCGGGCGTGGTGGGGGCTCGGGGGCTCGGGGCGGAACTGCGCCGTCACGTGGAGCTGCACCGGGGGCAGTTGGCGGAGTACGAGGCCATCGAGGCGCGGGACTTCCCGCCGGGACGGGACTCCGACGAGGACCGGTTGCGCCGGCTGGTGCTGCGCGGCGGGATCGGTCTGGAGACGTTCTGGCTGCGCTGGCTGGAGGAGGCCCTGACCGAGGTCGAGGACATGGCTCCCGCGCAGGACGGCCCGGGGGCGCCCGAGGGACCCGGGGGCACGGCCTGA
- the gcvH gene encoding glycine cleavage system protein GcvH, producing MSNPQQLRFSKEHEWLTAAVDGVSTVGITEFAANALGDVVYAQLPEVGDTVTAGETCGELESTKSVSDLYSPVTGEVVEANQDVVEDPSLVNSAPFEGGWLFKVRVAEEPGDLLSADEYAALTHSDN from the coding sequence ATGAGCAACCCCCAGCAGCTGCGTTTCAGCAAGGAGCACGAGTGGCTGACGGCCGCCGTGGACGGCGTTTCGACGGTCGGCATCACGGAGTTCGCGGCCAACGCGCTCGGTGACGTCGTCTACGCCCAGCTTCCCGAGGTCGGCGACACGGTGACCGCGGGCGAGACCTGTGGCGAGCTGGAGTCGACCAAGTCGGTCAGCGACCTGTACTCCCCCGTCACCGGTGAGGTCGTCGAGGCCAACCAGGACGTCGTGGAGGACCCGTCGCTGGTGAACTCGGCTCCGTTCGAGGGTGGCTGGCTGTTCAAGGTGCGCGTCGCGGAGGAGCCGGGCGACCTGCTCAGCGCCGACGAGTACGCCGCGCTCACCCACTCCGACAACTGA
- a CDS encoding enhanced serine sensitivity protein SseB: protein MAAEAWMHGGGWPDNELEQVLGAALGAADAGARILEVLGRSRLWVPLPAGGAPDAADLTLPTMQIGGQAYVPVYSSEAQFRFCVGPGMDFAVAPAVEFARGLPPQIGLAVNPEGAVGVPLPPAAVAELCRTGRTPLDGPATGGRVRLFEPDWQHDPVDFLAAAGEEFRATGVVAAAHRCLASVEGGAPELYIGVRLVGWDPGSRNAPMEALGRALARVPAPWPVQLILLDAAEDPVTEWIRERVRPFYLP from the coding sequence ATGGCAGCGGAGGCGTGGATGCACGGCGGCGGGTGGCCCGACAACGAGCTGGAGCAGGTGCTCGGGGCGGCGCTGGGAGCGGCGGACGCGGGAGCGCGGATCCTGGAGGTCCTCGGCCGCAGCCGGCTCTGGGTGCCGCTGCCGGCCGGTGGCGCGCCCGACGCCGCCGACCTGACCCTCCCGACGATGCAGATCGGCGGCCAGGCGTACGTCCCCGTCTACAGCTCCGAGGCCCAGTTCCGTTTCTGCGTCGGCCCCGGCATGGACTTCGCCGTGGCCCCCGCCGTGGAGTTCGCCCGCGGCCTGCCGCCGCAGATCGGCCTCGCCGTGAACCCGGAGGGTGCCGTCGGCGTCCCGCTGCCCCCGGCCGCCGTCGCGGAACTGTGCCGCACGGGACGGACCCCGCTCGACGGCCCCGCCACCGGCGGCCGCGTCCGCCTCTTCGAGCCGGACTGGCAGCACGACCCGGTGGACTTCCTCGCCGCGGCCGGCGAGGAGTTCCGTGCCACCGGGGTGGTCGCCGCGGCGCACCGCTGCCTGGCCAGCGTGGAGGGCGGGGCGCCCGAGTTGTACATCGGTGTCCGACTGGTGGGATGGGATCCCGGGTCGCGGAACGCGCCGATGGAGGCGCTCGGCCGGGCGCTGGCCCGGGTACCGGCGCCCTGGCCGGTGCAGTTGATCCTCCTGGACGCCGCCGAGGACCCGGTCACGGAGTGGATTCGTGAGCGTGTGCGCCCCTTCTACCTCCCGTAG
- a CDS encoding flavodoxin family protein, which translates to MADEHDYSDLSAVYVNCTLKRSPETSNTEGLISRSRAVMEAAGARTSLIRAVDHDIATGVWPDMTEHGWESDQWPVLYSQIMDADILVLCGPIWLGDNSSVMKQVIERLYACSSILNDRGQYAYYGRVGGALITGNEDGVKHCAMNVLYSLQHLGYTIPPQADAGWIGEAGPGPSYLDPGSGGPENDFTNRNTTFMTWNLMHLAALLKRAGGVPAHGNQRSEWDAGCRFDFPNPEHR; encoded by the coding sequence GTGGCCGACGAACACGACTACTCAGACCTCAGCGCCGTCTACGTGAACTGCACGCTCAAGCGCTCGCCCGAGACCAGCAACACCGAGGGGCTGATCTCCAGGAGCCGTGCGGTGATGGAGGCGGCCGGCGCCCGGACCTCACTGATCCGGGCCGTCGACCACGACATCGCCACCGGTGTCTGGCCCGACATGACCGAGCACGGCTGGGAGAGCGACCAGTGGCCGGTCCTCTACAGCCAGATCATGGACGCCGACATCCTCGTGCTGTGCGGGCCGATCTGGCTCGGTGACAACAGCTCCGTGATGAAGCAGGTCATCGAGCGGCTCTACGCCTGCTCCTCGATCCTGAACGACCGGGGCCAGTACGCCTACTACGGCAGGGTCGGCGGCGCGCTGATCACCGGCAACGAGGACGGCGTCAAACACTGCGCCATGAACGTCCTCTACAGCCTCCAGCACCTCGGCTACACGATCCCGCCGCAGGCCGACGCGGGCTGGATCGGTGAGGCCGGGCCCGGACCCTCCTACCTCGACCCGGGTTCGGGCGGCCCGGAGAACGACTTCACCAACCGGAACACCACGTTCATGACCTGGAACCTGATGCACCTGGCCGCCCTGCTCAAGCGGGCCGGCGGCGTCCCCGCACACGGGAACCAACGCTCGGAGTGGGACGCCGGCTGCCGCTTCGACTTCCCCAATCCCGAGCACCGCTAG